The genomic segment ATGGAGATTGAAGAGCAGAAATGATGGGAGAGAAGAGAGTGAGGTGGTGGTGTTTATATTGAGATGTGATTGAATTTGAACCGTGGATGCGATTAGGAGTGGACGGTGGAGATTGGATGATGGGGGATTAAGTTTGGGAATTTTGAAAGTTTTTCGTTTTGGCGCTGGATTTAATCTGACCGCCATTACTTCGATGGGGATTTGGAAATGATGATCTTGATTTGAATTAaatgttaattaattgaaaatctGAATGTGATAAATAGCTTTGATTTTGCTATAACGAATGGTATTTTAGcagaggaaaaataaaataaatatagacATAGTGCTATATTTTTAGTCATGGTCATGATCTCATGGACGCATGGGGTTGcaatatttattcaaaataaaaagaattacTACTAACATACTATTGACTCTTTTGAATATACATTTTCCAACTTTAAGAACATTTACaaatatttccattttttcatatttcttgtatcattatcaaatttaatttcaataatagcagtataatatttatttataatttaagaataACGTAATCTATCTTAAAATTATATAGTGTGGGATGAAATATAGtatcaaaaataaatattagtacttcTAATAGCAAACTCaaacaataaaaatgaattgattttgaaatgatcaagacataaaaatgaatatggatcgcaattatgaaaaaaaattcctaaataattattaatgattaaatgataCTCCGTAAAAGTTTAAAAATTAGtatctttatattttttcacaTTGTATATAGTCTATGAACCAGAGTATTTTTGTATATCTTCCATCACACATATTAATCGAAACGAAAAATGAATCTTatgtatttttgtatatttcaaGAATCAAGGTGAAGAAGGTAAAAGAAAAACTAATCAATATACATAAAAGTAGTACTTATAAATTCtaaactcaaatataattaaatgtataatcTGTAGAGAAGATCTGTACAATTTGTTTCCAATacaatcattttttcatttGCTAATTCAAACCCCACATAGCTAATTCCATTAACAGAATTAAACAACCAAAAACATAGGTGAAACGTCTACAAATAATACATGTCATAGCTCATAAGTTTCAAAAGAGAAATCATCAGTGCTTTCACTAACAACACTCCATCCACATTTTCAAcaataatctatttttttaacatttgaATACATTTACGAAAATTAATCCATTTAATTTGTATAGATATAATGCTCAAAAAATTGCAGCAACAATAACAAAAGATACATTCCATTATCAAATTCCACTATACAAAATTTCATAAGTTTGCTTTCCAACATTTTACAGCATAAAAATTACgcaaaatcacaaaataaaaaattcatctTCCTAAATGGATAAAAAGATATAAATAGAGAGGGATTCAAGGCTGTCACAGAAAATCCCAATCTAAATGAAGAGCATAttcaatcaaaacaaatattactCAAAATCTGATACACAATCGAAAACTCAAGCTACTAAGTATTattcaaaattagaaatttcAGTATCTAGACGCATTAATCGAAACTCCAATTTCCATTAAACGATTCATAAGCATCATGTTTATACAAGCtgaaattaaaatcaaatcaatACCAGAAGATCCACAATTCCCAGAGGCGCGAAACCCTAGGTACCACGAACGCACAAATTCAAGAGCTCGTGAACTTCGTCACCGCCTTTGTCCCCTCCGACACGGCGTGCTTCGCCAATTCACCGGGCAGCACCAATCGCACGGCAGTCTGGATCTCCCGCGACGTGATCGTAGGCTTCTTATTGTAGCGCGCAAGCCTCGACGACTCCTGCGCCAATTTCTCGAAAATGTCGTTGATGAAGCTGTTCATGATCCCCATCGCCTTGCTGGAGATCCCGATGTCGGGGTGCACCTGCTTCAGCACCTTGAAGATGTAGATCTTGTATGTCTCCACGCTCTTCttgttcctcttcttcttcttgtctcCGGCCGCGGCGCCGGCCTCCTTCGGGAGCTTTTTCCCGGCCTTCGGCTTCTTCTCGGCCGGGGATTTCTCGGCGGCGGGCTTCTTCTCGGCGGGTTTCTTCTCTCCTTTGGCGGCCATTGTTTGCGGGAAAAGGGAGAGTGGGATTGAATGAAATCTGAGGAGTGTGGAATTTGCGAGATGTGGAGAGAAGGATTTGAGGCGGTTGTTTTATAGAATGGGGAGTGTGTTTTGATTGGTTGCTTTGGAGTGTGCGGATCGGGGTGTGGAG from the Salvia splendens isolate huo1 unplaced genomic scaffold, SspV2 ctg647, whole genome shotgun sequence genome contains:
- the LOC121790873 gene encoding probable histone H2B.1 — translated: MAAKGEKKPAEKKPAAEKSPAEKKPKAGKKLPKEAGAAAGDKKKKRNKKSVETYKIYIFKVLKQVHPDIGISSKAMGIMNSFINDIFEKLAQESSRLARYNKKPTITSREIQTAVRLVLPGELAKHAVSEGTKAVTKFTSS